A portion of the Peptococcaceae bacterium genome contains these proteins:
- a CDS encoding IS110 family transposase — protein sequence MKVVYPICCGVDVHKTFLVATLITTQGIVPHYSKKRFSTFNNSILQFKQWLIDNNCFDICMESTGKYWVPVYNLLEDTIRITVANPKWVKAVKGNKDDKKDSKWIGDLFRLGLVPGSYIPDKPIRILREYTRYRYKLVCCKSSEKNRFQNAFTVCNVALDAVVSDMFGKSASSITDYLVSSDSFDPVHCSSLLHKSLKKKADTVIESIEGYQMTQEQKERIGMVRSHLEFVQQSIAKLDEKLDKMVAPYESAISLLCTIPGVDRESAITIISEIGTDMSQFANSKRLCCWAGLTPGNNESAGKKKSVRITRAGVYLKPALVQVAHAAVKSDKAPYYKIKYERLYKRRGKKRAIIAIARMILTAIYNMFVTGEEWNPSDLYKIDMPQEMLEKQKEKAIKQAVKLLVSNGVIKATDISVA from the coding sequence ATGAAAGTTGTTTACCCTATCTGCTGCGGCGTCGATGTTCATAAGACTTTTCTCGTCGCCACGCTCATTACTACACAGGGAATCGTCCCACATTACTCAAAAAAGCGATTTTCCACCTTCAACAATTCCATCTTACAGTTTAAACAGTGGTTAATCGACAACAACTGCTTTGACATCTGCATGGAATCCACCGGGAAGTATTGGGTCCCAGTCTACAATCTTTTGGAAGATACCATCCGTATCACTGTCGCCAACCCCAAATGGGTGAAGGCTGTAAAAGGAAACAAGGATGATAAGAAAGATTCCAAGTGGATCGGAGACCTCTTCCGCCTCGGTTTAGTCCCGGGAAGTTATATCCCCGACAAACCAATCCGTATTCTTCGTGAATACACCCGATACCGTTACAAACTTGTTTGCTGTAAAAGCAGTGAAAAGAACCGTTTTCAAAATGCTTTCACTGTTTGCAATGTAGCCCTTGATGCTGTCGTCTCCGACATGTTTGGCAAATCTGCCTCTTCCATCACGGACTACTTGGTTTCCTCTGATTCCTTTGACCCGGTACACTGTTCGTCCCTTCTTCACAAATCCTTGAAGAAAAAAGCAGATACCGTGATTGAATCCATTGAAGGATACCAGATGACCCAGGAACAAAAGGAACGTATCGGAATGGTCCGCTCCCATCTGGAATTCGTCCAACAGTCTATTGCCAAGCTGGATGAAAAGTTAGACAAAATGGTTGCTCCTTATGAAAGCGCCATTAGTCTACTCTGTACCATTCCCGGAGTTGATAGGGAATCTGCCATCACCATCATCTCCGAGATTGGCACAGATATGTCTCAGTTTGCCAACTCCAAGCGTTTGTGTTGTTGGGCGGGACTAACCCCGGGCAACAACGAATCTGCCGGTAAGAAGAAATCTGTCCGGATTACACGTGCCGGTGTCTACCTCAAACCTGCATTGGTGCAAGTTGCCCATGCAGCCGTGAAATCGGATAAGGCTCCTTACTACAAAATCAAGTACGAACGTCTTTATAAAAGGAGGGGCAAAAAAAGAGCCATTATTGCTATCGCAAGGATGATACTCACCGCTATATACAATATGTTTGTTACCGGCGAAGAGTGGAATCCAAGCGATTTGTACAAAATTGACATGCCACAAGAAATGCTGGAAAAACAGAAGGAGAAAGCAATTAAACAGGCTGTAAAACTCCTCGTTTCCAATGGTGTGATAAAAGCTACTGACATTTCTGTGGCTTAA
- a CDS encoding universal stress protein produces the protein MSFRKIVIGYDSSEYSKKALDTGLVMAQKLGSSLVVVTVLRNPEFSATIDEIDESFTHAEKQVRPWLDELKKVYSAQGVEIETAILRGHPAESIVKFAAECKADLIIVGTRGIGGFKSLVIGSVAQKVVSYSKIPVLVVK, from the coding sequence ATGTCTTTTCGCAAAATAGTTATTGGGTATGACAGTTCGGAATACAGCAAGAAAGCTCTTGATACCGGCCTGGTTATGGCCCAAAAGCTGGGCTCCTCGCTGGTGGTAGTGACGGTGTTGAGAAATCCGGAATTCAGCGCGACCATAGATGAAATAGACGAGTCTTTCACCCACGCGGAAAAACAGGTTCGACCGTGGCTTGACGAATTGAAAAAAGTATACTCGGCTCAAGGAGTAGAGATTGAGACCGCTATTTTAAGAGGACATCCTGCGGAAAGCATCGTCAAATTTGCAGCGGAGTGCAAGGCGGATTTGATCATCGTGGGGACTCGCGGCATTGGCGGGTTTAAAAGTCTGGTCATTGGTAGTGTGGCCCAAAAAGTGGTCAGTTACTCGAAAATACCGGTGTTGGTCGTCAAATGA
- a CDS encoding DUF6062 family protein, protein MDSFADIKELLKQPYCPVCFYINESLDRQFRWLFIEYRSSAPFIKRLAEGGLCPVHSWQIINGPHGKEMSFAYRAVIKHYGNVLRHLKDNIGKSISEQKGIKRFFSFLFPDKKEDLIKKQKRSCPFCDSRKISGEYIIDRLIKSLDDEENVRLYRKSPGLCRSHLFEALEACDHSKKMVLLGAAIKNIEEISADLDEYFRKTDYRYSHEPKGKEQEAWLKAMLMYDGYMEIGKKFGQC, encoded by the coding sequence TTGGATTCCTTTGCCGATATAAAGGAATTGCTGAAACAACCGTATTGCCCGGTCTGCTTTTATATAAACGAGTCTTTGGACAGGCAGTTTCGCTGGCTTTTCATTGAATACCGCTCTTCAGCCCCCTTTATTAAGAGGCTGGCCGAAGGCGGCTTGTGCCCGGTTCACTCCTGGCAAATAATTAACGGGCCGCATGGTAAGGAGATGTCGTTCGCCTACAGGGCTGTAATAAAACATTATGGGAACGTGTTGAGGCACTTAAAAGATAATATTGGAAAGAGTATAAGCGAACAAAAGGGGATTAAACGGTTTTTTTCGTTTTTATTTCCAGATAAAAAAGAAGATCTAATAAAGAAACAAAAACGCAGCTGCCCATTTTGTGATTCCCGAAAAATTTCGGGCGAATATATCATAGACAGGTTGATCAAAAGCCTGGACGATGAGGAGAACGTGCGCCTGTACAGAAAATCGCCGGGACTTTGCCGCAGCCACCTCTTTGAAGCCCTGGAAGCCTGTGACCACAGCAAGAAAATGGTCCTGCTGGGGGCGGCAATAAAAAATATCGAAGAAATCAGCGCCGATTTAGACGAGTATTTCCGGAAAACGGATTACCGATACAGCCACGAGCCCAAGGGTAAAGAACAAGAAGCCTGGTTGAAGGCAATGTTGATGTATGATGGTTATATGGAGATTGGAAAGAAATTTGGACAGTGTTGA
- a CDS encoding magnesium transporter CorA family protein — protein MLKIYKSGNEDEIFEVRNFEKGTWINLVNPSEEEINIVSAHTGIYNEFIRYPLDEEERPHIEFEDNQLLILINVPVIRHRDVIYETIPLGIIVTDDHIVTACLEEVEIIKDFYSRRIKGFATNKRTRFVFQILFKNSAMYLKYLREIDKKTDEIELELHKSMKNRELIKLLNLEKSLVYFTTSLRSNEIVMEKLLRGKLIKMYEEDQDLLEDVIIENKQAIEMANIYSNILSGMMDAFASIISNNLNIVMKFLAAVTIVLALPTMVASFFGMNVDLPFQQSPYGFAIIVAFSVVLSGTAIVYLVKRDMF, from the coding sequence ATGCTAAAAATCTACAAAAGTGGAAACGAAGACGAAATATTTGAAGTCCGGAACTTTGAAAAAGGAACGTGGATTAATCTGGTCAACCCTTCCGAAGAGGAAATAAATATCGTCTCGGCGCATACGGGCATTTACAATGAATTCATCAGATACCCGCTTGACGAAGAAGAACGACCCCATATCGAATTTGAGGATAACCAGCTGTTGATACTGATCAACGTTCCGGTGATCCGGCATAGAGACGTTATTTACGAAACCATCCCTCTGGGGATAATTGTAACGGATGACCATATTGTTACTGCCTGCCTGGAGGAAGTCGAAATAATAAAAGATTTTTATTCAAGAAGAATAAAGGGCTTTGCCACGAATAAAAGGACGCGCTTTGTCTTCCAGATCCTGTTTAAAAATTCCGCCATGTACCTGAAATACTTGAGGGAAATTGACAAAAAGACGGATGAAATAGAACTGGAATTGCACAAGTCAATGAAAAACAGGGAACTGATCAAGCTTCTCAACCTGGAAAAAAGCCTTGTCTATTTTACGACCTCGCTGCGGTCAAATGAAATAGTTATGGAAAAGCTGCTGCGGGGTAAGCTGATCAAGATGTACGAAGAAGATCAAGACCTCCTTGAAGATGTTATCATCGAAAACAAGCAAGCGATTGAGATGGCCAACATATACAGCAATATTCTCAGCGGCATGATGGACGCTTTTGCTTCAATTATTTCAAATAACTTAAACATAGTCATGAAGTTTCTTGCGGCGGTGACGATTGTCCTTGCCCTGCCCACGATGGTGGCCAGTTTTTTCGGCATGAACGTGGATTTGCCGTTTCAACAGTCTCCGTATGGTTTTGCCATTATTGTAGCGTTTTCTGTCGTTTTAAGCGGCACGGCAATTGTTTATCTTGTTAAAAGGGATATGTTCTAA
- the nadA gene encoding quinolinate synthase NadA, with product MDTKQLAGEIKRLKKQRKAVILAHLYQVEEVQETADYTGDSLELSRKAAETDAETIVFCGVRFMAETAKILSPDKTVLLPVMDAYCPLAGMITAEDVARLKEENPGAAVVCYINSPAEVKAVSDYCCTSSNAVGIVRNIPEKEVIFVPDANLGRFAAQHAPRKRIILWEGVCYVHHGITEEDVDEVRREHPEALILVHPECRPEVLAKADFVGSTSRILKYAKESSAENFIIGTEMGVLYRLRKENPRKNFYLLSPRLVCSNMKKTKLEDVYKALRTMGNQIEVEDKTREKAVAALNKMLQFS from the coding sequence ATGGATACAAAACAGCTGGCGGGAGAAATAAAGCGACTGAAGAAGCAAAGAAAAGCGGTGATCCTCGCTCACCTTTACCAGGTCGAGGAGGTCCAGGAAACAGCGGATTATACGGGCGATTCGTTGGAACTGAGCAGGAAGGCGGCTGAAACGGATGCTGAGACAATTGTGTTCTGCGGCGTGAGGTTTATGGCGGAGACAGCCAAGATACTTTCCCCAGATAAAACGGTTTTGCTGCCGGTTATGGACGCGTATTGCCCGCTGGCCGGCATGATCACCGCGGAAGACGTCGCCAGGCTGAAAGAAGAGAACCCCGGGGCGGCGGTGGTATGCTACATCAATTCTCCGGCCGAGGTTAAAGCGGTCAGCGATTATTGCTGCACTTCTTCCAACGCGGTTGGCATTGTCCGTAACATACCGGAAAAGGAGGTGATTTTTGTCCCGGATGCGAACCTGGGCAGGTTTGCGGCCCAACACGCGCCGAGAAAAAGGATTATCCTGTGGGAAGGCGTTTGTTATGTTCACCACGGCATCACGGAAGAAGACGTGGATGAGGTAAGGCGTGAACACCCCGAAGCCCTCATCCTGGTCCATCCGGAATGCCGGCCGGAGGTTTTGGCGAAAGCGGATTTTGTGGGAAGCACTTCCCGCATTTTGAAATATGCCAAGGAAAGCAGCGCGGAGAATTTTATTATCGGCACGGAGATGGGAGTATTGTACAGGCTTCGAAAGGAAAATCCTCGAAAGAATTTTTACTTGCTTTCACCCCGCCTGGTTTGTTCAAATATGAAGAAGACGAAGCTTGAAGATGTGTATAAAGCCCTGCGGACAATGGGAAATCAGATCGAGGTGGAGGATAAAACGCGCGAAAAAGCGGTTGCAGCATTGAATAAGATGCTGCAGTTTTCCTGA
- the nadB gene encoding L-aspartate oxidase, which produces MDKKCDVVIIGSGLAGLYAALRLDGSLKVVVLTKDRKEESNSYLAQGGIAVTLDKENDSRKLHFHDTLRAGAGACNLCALRILVNEAEKNITILQRMGVDFDRENGRLSLATEGGHSRARIVHAGGDATGKGIMETLFKNARQRPNIEIKEYSFCLDFLLKNSRCIGAAALEENGLTNYYARSVVLAAGGIGMVYGVTTNSFTITGDAVAMAARAGAEIAGMEFVQFHPTVFHNKEQRRFLISEAVRGEGAVLRNINGERFMPRYDERQELAPRDVVSRAITREMKRTGAEHVFLDLTHLNSEHIFKRFPHISAKCREYGLDLSRDMIPVSPAQHYLMGGVKTDTWGRTSVPGLYACGEAACTGVHGANRLASNSLLEALVFAGRVARAINDSIEGIEAVAAGGETGRKAGHCQAKRCDVSEEKKSIQAAMRQYAGIIRDREGLQRCLAELAKTEKSLQGKSCLNKEFMECLNMLTVARLVVRQAMQRPKSIGAHYLSEGRGDFEDELVDNR; this is translated from the coding sequence ATGGATAAAAAATGCGATGTGGTCATAATCGGCAGCGGGCTGGCCGGGCTTTATGCAGCCTTGCGGCTTGATGGGTCCTTAAAGGTGGTCGTTTTGACGAAAGACCGGAAGGAAGAGTCCAACTCATACCTTGCGCAAGGAGGGATTGCCGTTACTCTTGACAAAGAAAACGACAGCCGAAAACTCCATTTTCACGATACGCTCCGCGCCGGCGCGGGCGCCTGCAATCTCTGTGCTTTGCGCATACTGGTGAACGAGGCGGAAAAAAACATCACTATTTTGCAAAGGATGGGCGTAGACTTTGACCGGGAAAACGGCAGACTGTCCCTGGCCACCGAAGGCGGTCACAGCAGGGCGAGAATCGTTCACGCCGGTGGCGACGCCACCGGTAAGGGCATCATGGAAACGCTGTTTAAGAATGCCCGGCAAAGGCCGAATATTGAAATAAAAGAATACAGCTTCTGCCTGGACTTTTTACTGAAAAACAGCCGGTGTATTGGTGCCGCAGCCCTGGAGGAAAACGGCTTGACGAACTATTATGCGCGGTCTGTTGTCCTGGCGGCGGGTGGTATCGGGATGGTCTACGGGGTTACCACCAACTCTTTCACCATTACGGGCGATGCGGTGGCCATGGCCGCAAGGGCGGGAGCGGAAATAGCCGGGATGGAATTCGTCCAGTTCCATCCCACGGTTTTCCATAACAAGGAGCAGAGGAGGTTTTTGATTTCGGAAGCCGTAAGAGGTGAGGGCGCTGTCCTGAGGAACATCAACGGCGAAAGGTTTATGCCCAGGTATGACGAACGGCAGGAACTGGCGCCCAGGGACGTTGTTTCCCGGGCAATAACCCGGGAGATGAAAAGAACGGGTGCGGAACACGTTTTCCTTGACCTGACCCACTTGAACAGCGAACACATATTCAAGCGGTTCCCGCATATATCAGCAAAATGCAGGGAATACGGCCTCGATTTATCGAGGGATATGATCCCGGTTTCTCCCGCCCAGCATTATTTGATGGGCGGCGTTAAGACCGACACGTGGGGCCGGACAAGCGTCCCCGGGCTGTACGCCTGCGGCGAGGCGGCCTGCACAGGCGTGCACGGGGCCAACCGCCTGGCCTCTAATTCTTTGCTGGAAGCCCTGGTCTTTGCCGGCAGGGTTGCCCGGGCGATCAACGACAGCATTGAAGGGATCGAAGCCGTTGCTGCCGGTGGCGAAACGGGTAGAAAGGCAGGACATTGCCAGGCAAAGCGGTGCGATGTCTCAGAAGAAAAAAAGAGCATCCAGGCGGCCATGCGGCAATATGCGGGGATAATCAGGGACCGGGAGGGGTTGCAAAGGTGCTTGGCGGAGCTGGCCAAGACAGAAAAAAGCCTTCAGGGAAAAAGTTGTCTTAACAAAGAGTTCATGGAATGCTTGAACATGTTGACCGTTGCCCGGCTGGTTGTCCGCCAGGCGATGCAGCGGCCCAAAAGCATTGGCGCGCATTATTTAAGCGAGGGAAGGGGCGATTTTGAGGATGAACTGGTTGATAATAGATAG
- the nadC gene encoding carboxylating nicotinate-nucleotide diphosphorylase, which yields MNWLIIDRKIREWLEEDMNNGDVTTDFLIDEDAVSAARLIARESGVAAGLEVMKRVFQILDGGIVVDSLKKDGERMGKGKVLAVVQGKTRSILQGERLALNILQRMSGIATETAKYVELLRGLNTKLVDTRKTTPGLRILEKYAVRVGGGCNHRFNLSEAVLVKDNHIKASGGIKEAVWKIKKAVSHTMKIEVEVETLEQLEEAVSSGADIVLLDNMDVATMKEAVRRNKGRAILEASGGISLANVRQVAETGVDIISVGAITHSAKALDISLKFC from the coding sequence ATGAACTGGTTGATAATAGATAGAAAAATCAGGGAGTGGCTGGAAGAAGACATGAACAACGGCGATGTGACCACCGATTTTTTAATCGATGAGGATGCCGTTTCCGCAGCAAGATTAATTGCCAGGGAAAGCGGCGTGGCAGCGGGGCTGGAGGTTATGAAGAGGGTCTTTCAAATCCTTGATGGCGGCATTGTCGTCGACAGCCTGAAAAAAGACGGCGAGCGGATGGGAAAAGGAAAGGTCCTGGCTGTTGTTCAAGGCAAGACCAGGAGCATCCTGCAGGGCGAACGGCTGGCCCTGAATATTCTGCAACGGATGTCGGGCATTGCCACCGAAACCGCCAAATACGTGGAGCTGTTGCGAGGGTTGAACACAAAGCTGGTGGATACCAGAAAGACGACGCCGGGATTGAGGATTTTGGAGAAGTACGCGGTGCGGGTTGGCGGCGGATGTAACCACCGCTTCAATTTGTCCGAGGCCGTGCTGGTTAAGGACAATCATATCAAAGCCAGCGGCGGCATTAAGGAAGCCGTCTGGAAGATTAAGAAAGCGGTTTCCCATACCATGAAAATAGAGGTGGAGGTGGAAACGCTGGAACAGCTGGAAGAGGCGGTAAGCTCGGGAGCGGATATTGTCTTGCTGGACAATATGGATGTCGCGACGATGAAAGAAGCGGTTCGGCGGAACAAAGGCAGGGCGATCCTCGAGGCTTCGGGTGGCATCAGCCTGGCCAATGTTCGTCAGGTGGCGGAAACCGGCGTCGATATCATTTCCGTAGGAGCGATAACCCATTCGGCTAAAGCCTTGGACATTAGCCTGAAGTTTTGTTAA
- a CDS encoding ABC transporter permease, with protein sequence MSFLEVLKMAFAAMRGNKLRSLLTALGIIFGVGAVIAMISIGQGASKDVSDRISNMGSNMIIVSPMRGTRLSLDDAQELLERVPSVTNAMPYVSFSVTAKWSNQTYDTSVQGVTEDYTVIRSAGIASGRLFTRDEVSNRELVAVVGQTVVKELFSGKSPLGEKIMIKGKSFLVVGVLAAKGSSMGRDSDDTILIPVTVAQRITGSTQVNSIYLKAASADKAALAVAHITSIFNQKFKRENTVRVTSQDELLETINTTTRTFTIMLGAIAGISLLVGGIGIMNIMLVSVTERTREIGIRKALGAKRKNIMWQFLVESVFLSVSGGILGVFFGIGVSKAVSYLAKWTTVISFAAVFVSFLFALAVGLFFGVYPAYKAANLDPIVALRHE encoded by the coding sequence ATGAGTTTCCTGGAAGTGCTGAAAATGGCTTTTGCCGCGATGCGCGGCAACAAGCTTCGATCCCTGCTGACCGCGCTGGGCATCATCTTCGGGGTTGGGGCGGTTATCGCCATGATCTCCATCGGCCAGGGCGCCTCGAAAGATGTCTCGGACAGGATTTCCAACATGGGCTCGAACATGATCATCGTCTCCCCGATGAGGGGAACCAGGCTGAGCCTGGACGACGCCCAGGAACTGCTGGAACGGGTTCCCAGCGTCACCAACGCCATGCCTTATGTTTCGTTTTCGGTAACGGCCAAGTGGTCCAATCAAACCTACGACACCTCCGTGCAGGGCGTTACCGAGGACTATACGGTGATCAGGTCCGCCGGCATTGCCTCAGGCCGGCTTTTTACCCGGGATGAGGTGTCCAACAGGGAACTGGTGGCGGTAGTCGGCCAGACGGTGGTCAAAGAACTCTTCTCGGGAAAATCGCCGCTGGGAGAAAAAATCATGATCAAGGGCAAGTCTTTCCTGGTGGTCGGAGTGCTGGCGGCAAAAGGTTCCAGCATGGGGAGAGACAGCGACGACACCATCCTGATACCAGTTACGGTCGCTCAGCGGATCACCGGTTCCACCCAGGTTAACTCCATTTACCTGAAAGCGGCCAGCGCCGATAAGGCTGCCCTGGCCGTGGCGCACATCACTTCTATTTTCAACCAGAAATTCAAGAGGGAAAACACGGTCAGAGTGACCAGCCAGGACGAACTGTTGGAAACCATTAACACGACCACCCGCACCTTTACCATCATGCTTGGCGCCATAGCCGGCATCTCCCTCCTGGTGGGCGGGATCGGCATCATGAACATCATGCTGGTTTCAGTCACTGAACGGACGCGGGAAATCGGCATCCGCAAAGCCCTGGGCGCCAAGCGCAAAAACATCATGTGGCAGTTTCTGGTCGAGTCGGTATTTTTGAGCGTGAGCGGCGGGATTTTAGGAGTCTTTTTTGGGATAGGTGTTTCCAAGGCCGTGTCTTACCTGGCCAAATGGACCACTGTCATTTCCTTTGCCGCTGTTTTTGTTTCCTTCCTTTTCGCCTTGGCGGTCGGCCTCTTCTTCGGGGTTTACCCGGCCTATAAAGCGGCCAACCTTGACCCGATCGTGGCCTTAAGGCACGAGTAA
- a CDS encoding ABC transporter ATP-binding protein encodes MLQVKDLYKEYSIGPNTVTALQGINLAVEKGEYIAVMGPSGSGKSTFMNILGCLDRPTKGTYCLAGEDVGAKSDDELALIRNQYIGFIFQSFNLLPRLNALENVALPLIYRGLPAGERIRKAKEALEAVGLHERIHHLPSELSGGQQQRVAIARALAGNPLLILADEPTGNLDSRSGSEVMGIFRKLNMEGITIILVTHDEQVALQTKRVIRFKDGVMQSDERTGQPSPLKTHPAGGVVNL; translated from the coding sequence ATGCTGCAGGTCAAAGACCTTTACAAGGAATACTCGATAGGCCCCAACACGGTAACCGCCCTGCAGGGCATCAACCTGGCCGTGGAAAAGGGCGAGTACATCGCGGTCATGGGGCCGTCCGGCTCGGGGAAATCAACCTTCATGAACATTTTAGGCTGCCTTGACCGGCCAACGAAGGGCACCTATTGCCTGGCCGGCGAAGATGTCGGCGCGAAAAGCGATGACGAACTGGCCTTGATCCGCAACCAATACATCGGGTTTATCTTTCAGAGTTTCAACCTCCTCCCCAGACTGAACGCCCTGGAAAACGTGGCCCTGCCCTTGATCTACCGCGGGCTGCCCGCCGGAGAACGCATCCGCAAAGCCAAGGAGGCTTTGGAAGCCGTCGGCTTGCACGAGCGCATCCATCACCTGCCGTCGGAGCTGTCAGGCGGGCAACAGCAGAGAGTGGCCATTGCCAGGGCCCTGGCCGGCAACCCGCTCCTGATCCTGGCCGATGAACCGACGGGCAACCTGGACAGCCGTTCCGGCTCCGAAGTTATGGGCATCTTCCGAAAACTGAACATGGAAGGCATCACCATCATTCTCGTCACCCATGACGAACAGGTCGCCTTGCAGACCAAAAGGGTCATCCGTTTTAAAGACGGCGTGATGCAAAGCGACGAAAGGACAGGTCAGCCCTCTCCATTGAAAACGCATCCGGCCGGCGGGGTGGTGAACCTATGA
- a CDS encoding efflux RND transporter periplasmic adaptor subunit: MIRIINRLKPGRWSRKRLIIAAAAATAVLLASFLFVYKSSKAGAAAANFATATVQRGTIEYSIDGTGTLRPAERYALKTWAGGTVTEVLVTEGEQVKKGQLLMRVKNNELDSAAKQAALEWEIAQSDLEEMYSPPSETNYERRAAELKVEQYRLSLEDKKEQQEKLTIKAPFDGTLLETKLLLGQRVNSGVTAATFATTDVIEMVADFSSEDVLVISPGKEANINVSGLNRTYKGHVREVAFVGDSSSGTFETIIEIDDPDEYLREGMKAYSIVIIARDPDQDIFIFKSASGYLRYAQSEDIVTEVSGTVAEIYHKPGDRILKGEPIMRLANDEYARQVKEAENQLANAEEELRLLLHPDQDTIKAQELKVEQNYQKVLAANKKLESLNVIAPIDGVVTSIAVSPGDELGEDTSSAGQELLVVCNFEKNYLEIQVDELDINKIKFGQESSVKIDALPDAVATGKVIGIAQEGTTSDGVTTYTVTLEVGYVEGIKGGMSATATISLEKKENVLRIPSEALVTSNGASSVQVLENGQAITKPVKTGVNTGRWVEITSGLEEGEQVIIAKVSSTSTTQQAGPPPDMGGPGGMGGAPGQQRSTTTKK, from the coding sequence GTGATCAGGATCATAAACCGTCTGAAGCCTGGCCGGTGGTCAAGAAAAAGGCTGATAATTGCCGCTGCCGCCGCAACTGCCGTCTTGCTTGCTTCCTTTTTGTTCGTTTATAAAAGCAGCAAGGCTGGCGCGGCTGCCGCAAACTTCGCCACGGCAACAGTACAGCGCGGCACCATCGAGTACAGCATTGACGGCACCGGCACTTTGAGACCTGCCGAACGTTACGCCCTAAAAACGTGGGCCGGCGGCACAGTCACAGAAGTTCTGGTGACGGAAGGAGAACAAGTAAAAAAAGGCCAGCTTCTCATGCGTGTGAAAAACAACGAGCTTGACTCCGCTGCCAAGCAGGCCGCCCTGGAATGGGAAATCGCCCAAAGCGATCTGGAGGAAATGTACAGTCCCCCTTCCGAAACCAATTATGAGCGGCGGGCGGCGGAATTAAAAGTGGAGCAGTACAGGCTGTCCTTGGAAGACAAAAAAGAACAGCAAGAAAAGCTGACGATCAAGGCGCCTTTTGACGGCACTCTCCTGGAAACCAAACTGCTGTTGGGACAGAGAGTGAATTCCGGTGTAACGGCGGCAACCTTCGCCACCACTGACGTGATCGAGATGGTAGCCGACTTTTCCTCCGAGGACGTTCTGGTGATAAGCCCTGGAAAAGAGGCCAACATAAACGTATCAGGCCTCAACAGGACATACAAAGGCCATGTCAGGGAAGTCGCTTTCGTGGGCGATTCTTCCAGCGGGACCTTTGAAACGATAATTGAGATCGACGACCCGGACGAGTACCTGCGCGAGGGCATGAAAGCATATAGCATTGTGATAATAGCAAGGGATCCGGACCAGGACATTTTTATCTTCAAGTCTGCTTCAGGTTATCTTCGCTACGCCCAGTCCGAGGACATAGTCACCGAAGTGAGCGGCACGGTGGCGGAAATCTACCATAAACCGGGGGACAGGATCTTAAAAGGCGAACCGATCATGCGCCTGGCCAACGACGAGTATGCCCGCCAGGTGAAAGAAGCGGAAAACCAGCTGGCTAACGCCGAAGAGGAACTGCGGCTCCTGCTCCATCCGGATCAGGACACGATAAAGGCGCAGGAACTGAAAGTGGAACAGAATTACCAGAAAGTGCTGGCGGCGAACAAAAAATTGGAGAGCCTGAACGTGATCGCTCCTATCGACGGGGTGGTGACCAGCATAGCGGTCAGCCCAGGCGACGAGCTGGGCGAAGACACCTCCAGCGCCGGCCAAGAACTTCTGGTGGTTTGCAACTTTGAAAAGAACTACCTTGAAATACAAGTGGACGAGCTGGACATAAACAAAATAAAATTCGGGCAGGAGTCCTCAGTTAAAATCGATGCCCTGCCGGACGCCGTCGCCACCGGCAAAGTGATCGGGATTGCCCAGGAGGGCACCACCAGCGACGGGGTGACAACCTACACCGTGACCCTGGAGGTGGGCTATGTCGAAGGCATCAAGGGCGGCATGTCGGCCACGGCGACCATCTCCCTGGAGAAAAAAGAAAACGTGCTGCGCATCCCGTCGGAAGCCTTGGTAACCAGCAACGGCGCCAGTTCGGTCCAGGTGCTGGAAAACGGCCAGGCAATAACCAAGCCCGTGAAAACCGGCGTCAACACCGGCAGGTGGGTGGAAATCACCAGCGGCCTGGAGGAGGGAGAGCAGGTCATCATCGCCAAAGTTTCCAGCACCTCCACCACCCAACAGGCCGGTCCGCCGCCGGATATGGGCGGTCCGGGCGGCATGGGCGGCGCACCCGGGCAGCAGCGCTCCACCACCACTAAGAAGTAG